The genomic stretch AAGGAAAACACCACGATCGTCGACGGCGCCGGTCCCAAGGACAAAATCCAGGGCCGCATCAGCGAGATCCGCAAGCAGATCGAAGCCACCACCAGCGACTACGACAAGGAGAAGCTCCAGGAGCGTCTCGCGAAGCTCGTCGGCGGCGTGGCGGTGATCAACGTCGGCGCCAGCACCGAGACCGAGATGAAGGAGAAGAAGGCCCGCGTCGAGGACGCGCTGAACGCGACGCGCGCCGCGGTGGAGGAGGGCATCGTCCCCGGCGGCGGCGTGGCGCTGCTGCGCTGCGTGGCCGGCCTCGACGAGCTCAAGCTCGAGGGCGACCAGGCCGTCGGCGTCTCGATCGTCAAGCGGGCGCTCGAGGAGCCGATCCGCCAGATCGTGGTCAACGCGGGCGTCGAGGGCGCGGTGATCGTGATGGAGGTCAAGAAGAACAAGAAGGCCTCCTACGGCTTCAACGCGGCGACCGAGGAGTACGGCGACATGATCGAGGCCGGGATCATCGACCCGACCAAGGTCACCCGGACCGCGCTGCAGAACGCAGCGTCGATCGCCGGCCTGATGATCACGACCGAGTGCGTCGTGGCCGACAAGCCGGAAGAGGACAAGAAGATGCCCGGCGGCATGCCCGGAGGGATGGGCGGCATGGGCGGCGGGGACATGTACTAAGAGACAGGCGGGAATCCCCCGCCTCGGCGTCACGGGGGGACGGGCACGAGCCCACCCCCCCTTAAAGGGGGAGCGAGGGGGATTTCAGGACTGTCGCGGCCGGCTCACTCAGGCGGCCGATCACATACCGAGGGGCGGGTTCCCGGAAACGGGGGCCCGCCTTTCGTCTTTGAGGCGATGGGAACTGGTACTTCCCGAGTCCGTGCCCTGGAGGAACATGGCGTGGGCGTGCGGCGTGGCCGGCGATAACGCCAAGGCGCCATCCGCCACTCGGATCGATCCCGCTCGCGAACGCACGGCTTCAGCTAGAGCCGCCCGTGGCTACCTGCCACTTGTTCTTCAGGAAGATCCTTGTCACCCGAGGTCGCGTTACGCAAGTCATGGGTCTGCTTCTCACCGCTTCCGACATTCGGGTTTACCTGGCGACGATGAAGCGCGGTCGCGGTCCCATCACAACCGCGAGTTGCTGTGAATGTTGCAGATGCCGATCTGGGCGGAACAATGGGCGTGGCAGTTCGAGCACTACTCCGATCTTCGGTGCGCAGCATACCACTACCGTGGTTCTGAACGTTGGCGCGCCTCGGCATCCAGCGAAATGTGACTCTCGATGCTACTAATAGGCTGTAGACGTATAGACATCACAGATCGGGTCGATCTCGGCGAACAACGACTCCACCATCGGCGACATCATCGCCGAGGCGCGTGGCATGGTAGCCATGCCGTGACTGAGGAAGCGCGGGGGAGAGCCATGGGACACCCTCTTCTTCGAGGTGCCGTCGCTGCTGCTCTTCATGCACAAGCGGCCTCGAAGAAGGCGAGCCTCGAGACGTTCAAGGGGCACAAGAACGACCGGCAGGACTCCTTCGACCTGTTCTTCGCCGCGAACGAGCGCTCCCTCGCCGACCAGGTTTCGCGAATGGCTCCACCTGTTTCGTTTCCCACGGCCGGCGCCACCGCGCCTTGTGACGGACGCACGCCGATGGACCTTGACAAGAGCCAAGTTCTTTGCCAATGTTCCACGCCATCAAGGGACCGGCGGTCATGCCGGCCCTAGCCGTGATCCGATGGAGGCCCAGGGCGTTCAGGCATCTGAGATCGCCCGACGTGTCTTCGAAACGCTCGATCTGACGGACAGAGGACCGGATGAGCGCTGGGGTCAAGGCCGTCGCGGGGTGTGTCCGGTGGCTCGAGGCGCTCGTGCGCCTCCTTGAGGTTCGCGGCGGAGCGGCACAAAGGCGACTGCGTTCTTCTTCCGCCGGATGGTCCGCGCGTTCCTCCTCCGTCGCTGGCAGGCAAGAAGCGGCCTCGCTCTCCATCCCGGCGCGCCGAGTCAGGCTCCCACGGTCACTGAAGGATGAGGGAGTCACGGCGCTCGGAGAAGCTGGCCCGAGGAGGCTGGAAGGGCCGGGTCCAAGCTCACGGCCGAGCCCGCTGCCGGACACGTGGTTGTGCGCCAGGGAAAGGCGACAGGAATGTCCGTAGACTTCCTTGGCAAGCTCAATCTCTTGGGCGAGTCAGCAGCATTTCGGCGCATCTTCGAGTTGATCAAGCGTTTCGCCGCCTGCGAGGCGACGGTGTTGCTACAGGGTGAAACGGGCACCGGCAAGGAAGTCGCAGCTCGCGCCATCCATTTCCTGGGTTCACGACGAGATCGGCCTTTCATTCCAGTGAACTGCGGGGCGCTCCCCGACAACCTCTTGGAGGCCGAGTTGTTCGGCCATGAACGCGGCGCCTTCACTGACGCGCGAGAGAGCCGTGCAGGAATGGTTTGTGAGGCGGATGGGGGAACGCTCTTCCTCGACGAGATCGAGGCGATGACCCCCAAGGCGCAGGTAGTGTTCTTGCGCTACCTCCAGGACGGGACCTATCGCCCCCTGGGCGGTCGATTCGCGCGCTCCAAGGACGTCAGGGTCATGGCGGCCAGCAATGTGGACCTGGAGCAGCTTGTCTCGCGGAACGCCTTTCGCAGTGACCTGCTCTACCGCCTCAAGGTGCTCACGCTGTGGATGCCCCCGCTGCGCGAGAGGGAAGGTGACATCCTGATGCTGGCGGAGGCGTTTCTCCGGCGTTTTGCGCAGCAGCACAGACGGCCGGAGAGACGCCTCCACCCCGGGACCCGGGAGTGGCTTCCTCGGTATCATTGGCCAGGCAATGTCCGTGAGCTGGAGAACCTGATGCTGAGGGAGTTCCTGCTTTGCGATGGCGACTCGATCGACATCGAACCGCCGGCAGAACTGCGGGGACCGGCGGCAAGGCGGACTCCCCTGGACAAGGGCTTTCGGGTGGCCAAGGCCCAGGCCGTCGCGGAATTCGAGCGCACCTACATCAAGGATCTTCTGGCGGCCAGCAAGGGCAACCTTTCGCTTGCTGCGCGTCTGTCGTGCAAGGATCGCAGCACCTTGGTGCGCCTGGTCAAGAAGCATGGGATAGAGGCAGCCCACTTCAAAGCCTGAGCTTTCTCGCGTCCGTCGTCAGCGCGCTGCACACGCACGCTCATCG from bacterium encodes the following:
- a CDS encoding TCP-1/cpn60 chaperonin family protein; this encodes KENTTIVDGAGPKDKIQGRISEIRKQIEATTSDYDKEKLQERLAKLVGGVAVINVGASTETEMKEKKARVEDALNATRAAVEEGIVPGGGVALLRCVAGLDELKLEGDQAVGVSIVKRALEEPIRQIVVNAGVEGAVIVMEVKKNKKASYGFNAATEEYGDMIEAGIIDPTKVTRTALQNAASIAGLMITTECVVADKPEEDKKMPGGMPGGMGGMGGGDMY
- a CDS encoding sigma-54 dependent transcriptional regulator, whose protein sequence is MSVDFLGKLNLLGESAAFRRIFELIKRFAACEATVLLQGETGTGKEVAARAIHFLGSRRDRPFIPVNCGALPDNLLEAELFGHERGAFTDARESRAGMVCEADGGTLFLDEIEAMTPKAQVVFLRYLQDGTYRPLGGRFARSKDVRVMAASNVDLEQLVSRNAFRSDLLYRLKVLTLWMPPLREREGDILMLAEAFLRRFAQQHRRPERRLHPGTREWLPRYHWPGNVRELENLMLREFLLCDGDSIDIEPPAELRGPAARRTPLDKGFRVAKAQAVAEFERTYIKDLLAASKGNLSLAARLSCKDRSTLVRLVKKHGIEAAHFKA